A section of the Serratia liquefaciens ATCC 27592 genome encodes:
- the modE gene encoding molybdenum-dependent transcriptional regulator has product MQAEILLTLKLQQKLFADPRRIALLKQVRHTGSISQGAKLAGISYKSAWDAINEMNQLAEQTVVERATGGKGGGGAQVTRYGERLIQLYDLLGQIQQKAFDVLQQDELPLDSLLAAISRFSLQTSARNQFFGTVIERDHQQVQQHLDILLNDGKTRLSAAITQQSADRLQLSPGKEVLALIKAPWVKLNTDPALVGAADNALAGVVASIQPGADHSEVLVTLTGGETLCATVANPELQQLKLRPGSQVHALFNADRVIVATLC; this is encoded by the coding sequence ATGCAGGCCGAAATTCTTCTTACCCTAAAACTTCAGCAGAAGCTGTTCGCCGACCCGCGCCGCATCGCGCTGCTTAAACAGGTCCGGCACACCGGTTCCATCAGCCAGGGCGCCAAACTGGCGGGCATCAGCTATAAAAGTGCCTGGGACGCGATTAACGAAATGAACCAGTTGGCGGAGCAGACGGTGGTGGAACGTGCCACCGGCGGCAAAGGCGGTGGCGGTGCGCAGGTGACTCGCTATGGTGAGAGGTTGATCCAGCTTTACGATCTGCTGGGGCAGATCCAACAAAAAGCCTTCGACGTGCTGCAACAGGACGAGTTGCCGCTCGATAGCCTGTTAGCGGCAATCTCGCGTTTCTCGCTGCAAACCAGCGCCCGCAACCAGTTCTTTGGCACCGTGATCGAACGCGATCACCAGCAGGTGCAGCAGCATCTGGATATTCTGCTTAACGACGGCAAAACCCGTCTCAGCGCGGCCATCACCCAACAGAGCGCCGATCGGCTGCAGCTCTCCCCCGGCAAGGAAGTGCTGGCGCTGATTAAAGCCCCCTGGGTGAAACTGAATACCGATCCGGCCCTGGTCGGGGCAGCGGACAACGCATTGGCGGGCGTGGTCGCCAGCATTCAACCGGGTGCCGATCACAGCGAGGTGCTGGTCACGCTGACGGGCGGTGAAACCCTGTGCGCCACCGTGGCCAACCCAGAGCTGCAGCAGCTTAAACTGCGCCCCGGCAGCCAGGTTCACGCCCTGTTTAACGCCGATCGGGTGATTGTCGCCACGTTGTGCTAA
- a CDS encoding TonB-dependent receptor: MSAARLGFVTPKKPPYYLITALLLSLTNAVLAVGACDKIEKSLRCEDSLTVQASSQPQSTYGSLEVVTQSASRLGLTNLETPRSIDVISAQAIQQRGDKSLAAVVERAPGMSGVASPTLSNNFSLRGFRPVSWLYNGVETPGSTLQLADPSHYGSVEVLRGPGSVLNGLSAAGGSVNLLSRQPTFSRQPIELDYGLSSYNSQRLHLGAGGTLVDDVAAYRLDVSGSDSGTNVQYERDKQKRVSGALLFKLSDNALLTLSLDRMLNRTNNPYYGTPLVEGNIARELRDINYNNLTDSRIQSNATSFQAILDWFTTPEIELHNQFYYYSGFREWRNVERFRISAATQPGYVNRDSFGALAHDDDLIGNRSSLVFDRPLSGFDNRFIVGFDLSKRRFQYYSNGFPGSEEIPLQAPIRESFSQGTASQRSPVRHVTQNQYAAFMEDRFSLTERLTLLGQLRYNHMDMDWHFQGPQEERSAQTYAFSVWSLGPSYALTDNINIYANYTTGKEPGSDLFFLSPAQTGLPLTRVRQWEVGAKGQFWDNKGEATLALYELRKDNLFVPNAQQPDTLNAVGQQTSRGVELSLMLRPSDRWELAANAAYTHARYDEYRGGSPLRSYNGNRPAYIPDWTANLTARYMPTEQWGLTSSLRYVGSSYNDDANQRKMPSYTTLDLATDYQITRTVGVGVRIRNVTNQLYAYQRTYPDQVLIAPSRTYESFISVRF; this comes from the coding sequence ATGAGTGCTGCACGTCTGGGTTTCGTCACGCCCAAAAAACCACCTTATTACCTGATTACCGCTTTGCTGTTAAGCCTGACGAACGCCGTGCTGGCCGTAGGCGCTTGCGACAAAATCGAAAAGTCATTACGTTGCGAAGACAGCTTAACCGTGCAGGCATCCAGCCAGCCCCAGAGCACCTATGGCTCGCTGGAGGTCGTCACCCAGTCGGCTTCGCGCCTGGGGCTGACCAATCTGGAAACCCCACGCAGTATTGATGTTATCAGCGCACAGGCTATCCAGCAGCGGGGTGATAAATCGCTCGCCGCCGTTGTCGAGCGTGCTCCCGGCATGTCCGGCGTGGCTTCCCCCACGCTCAGCAATAACTTTTCACTTCGCGGTTTCAGGCCGGTGTCCTGGCTGTATAACGGCGTCGAAACGCCGGGCAGCACCCTTCAGCTAGCGGATCCTTCCCATTACGGCAGTGTAGAAGTGTTGCGCGGCCCCGGATCGGTGCTCAATGGCCTGAGCGCCGCCGGCGGCAGCGTCAATCTGCTTTCGCGCCAGCCGACCTTCAGCCGCCAGCCCATCGAGCTCGACTATGGTTTGTCGAGTTATAACAGCCAGCGCCTGCACCTGGGAGCGGGAGGGACGTTAGTCGACGACGTGGCAGCTTATCGTCTGGACGTCAGCGGCAGCGACAGCGGCACCAATGTGCAATATGAGCGTGACAAACAGAAACGGGTATCCGGCGCGCTGCTGTTTAAACTGTCTGATAATGCCCTGCTGACGTTAAGCCTGGATCGCATGCTTAATCGCACCAACAACCCTTACTACGGCACGCCGCTGGTGGAAGGGAACATCGCCCGCGAACTGCGCGATATCAACTACAACAACCTGACCGACAGCCGTATCCAGAGTAATGCCACGTCGTTTCAGGCCATCCTGGATTGGTTCACCACGCCTGAAATTGAGCTGCATAACCAGTTCTACTACTACAGCGGCTTTCGCGAATGGCGCAATGTGGAACGCTTTCGCATCTCGGCGGCCACCCAGCCCGGCTATGTCAATCGCGATTCGTTCGGGGCGCTGGCCCACGATGACGACCTGATCGGCAACCGCAGTTCCCTGGTGTTCGACCGGCCGTTGAGCGGCTTCGATAACCGGTTTATTGTCGGCTTTGATCTGAGTAAACGTCGCTTTCAGTACTACTCCAACGGCTTCCCCGGTTCCGAAGAGATTCCGCTGCAGGCACCGATCAGAGAAAGTTTTTCACAGGGCACCGCTAGCCAACGTTCTCCGGTTCGCCACGTTACGCAAAACCAGTACGCCGCTTTTATGGAAGACCGCTTCAGCCTGACTGAACGTCTAACCCTGCTGGGCCAGTTGCGCTACAACCATATGGATATGGATTGGCATTTTCAGGGCCCGCAAGAAGAGCGCTCCGCGCAAACCTACGCCTTCAGCGTCTGGAGCCTTGGCCCCAGCTATGCGTTGACCGATAACATCAATATTTACGCCAACTACACCACCGGCAAGGAGCCGGGCAGCGACCTGTTCTTTTTAAGTCCGGCGCAAACCGGTCTGCCGCTCACCCGGGTACGCCAATGGGAAGTCGGCGCCAAGGGGCAGTTTTGGGATAACAAGGGAGAGGCCACGCTGGCGTTGTACGAACTGCGCAAGGACAACCTGTTTGTGCCCAATGCGCAGCAGCCGGATACGCTAAATGCCGTTGGCCAGCAGACCTCGCGCGGCGTGGAATTAAGCCTGATGTTGCGCCCCAGCGATCGCTGGGAGCTGGCCGCCAATGCGGCCTACACCCACGCCCGTTATGATGAGTACCGCGGCGGCAGCCCGCTACGTAGCTATAACGGTAATCGTCCGGCCTACATCCCTGACTGGACCGCCAACCTTACGGCACGTTATATGCCGACGGAACAGTGGGGGCTCACCTCATCGCTGCGCTACGTGGGCAGCAGTTATAACGACGACGCCAACCAGCGTAAAATGCCGTCCTACACCACGCTCGATTTGGCGACGGACTATCAGATCACCCGGACCGTGGGTGTGGGCGTGCGTATCAGAAACGTCACCAACCAGTTGTATGCCTATCAACGTACTTACCCGGATCAGGTGCTGATTGCGCCATCACGCACCTATGAAAGCTTTATTTCGGTGAGGTTCTGA
- the modF gene encoding molybdate ABC transporter ATP-binding protein ModF, whose product MSSLHISQGSFRLSDTRTLTLEALEIQAGDSWAFVGANGSGKSALARALADELVLLNGERHSDFKHAVRISFEQLQKLVSDEWQRNNTDLLSPGEEDTGRTAAEIIQEEVKDPTRCAQLAEQFGITSLLSRRFKYLSTGETRKTLLCRALMPQPDLLILDEPFDGLDVNSRAQLATLLNDLSGHGYTLVLVLNRFDEVPDFIRNVGVLADCTLASQGTRRQVMAEALVAQLAHSENLDGLALPETEDPAQKTTLPADQPLIILRDGRVSYNDRPILNNLDWQVNPGEHWQIVGPNGAGKSTLLSLITGDHPQGYSNDLTLFGRRRGSGETIWDIKRHIGYVSSSLHLDYRVSASVRNVILSGFFDSIGIYQAVSDRQRQLADQWLALLGLGGANGEAPFHSLSWGQQRLALIARALVKHPALLILDEPLQGLDPLNRQLVRRFVDVLIGQGSTQLLFVSHHAEDAPQSITHRLSFVPDGDGYRYQLDTLI is encoded by the coding sequence ATGTCGTCGTTGCACATTTCGCAAGGTTCATTTCGCTTAAGCGATACCCGTACCCTGACGCTGGAAGCGCTGGAGATTCAGGCCGGCGACAGCTGGGCCTTTGTCGGCGCCAACGGCAGCGGCAAATCCGCCCTGGCACGCGCACTGGCCGATGAACTGGTGTTGCTCAACGGCGAGCGCCACAGCGATTTCAAGCATGCGGTGCGCATCTCCTTCGAACAGTTGCAAAAGCTGGTCAGCGACGAATGGCAACGTAACAATACCGACCTGCTCAGCCCGGGCGAGGAAGATACCGGACGCACCGCAGCGGAAATCATTCAGGAAGAGGTCAAAGACCCCACGCGTTGCGCGCAGCTGGCGGAGCAGTTCGGCATTACCTCGCTGTTGTCACGTCGCTTTAAATACCTTTCTACCGGCGAAACGCGCAAAACCCTGCTGTGCCGGGCGCTGATGCCACAACCCGATTTACTGATCCTGGATGAACCCTTCGACGGGCTGGACGTGAATTCACGCGCTCAGTTGGCTACGCTGTTGAATGACCTCTCCGGGCATGGCTATACCCTGGTGCTGGTGCTCAATCGCTTTGACGAAGTGCCGGACTTTATCCGTAACGTGGGCGTGCTTGCCGATTGCACCCTGGCAAGCCAGGGGACGCGCCGGCAGGTGATGGCGGAAGCGCTGGTAGCGCAACTGGCGCACAGCGAGAATCTGGATGGCCTGGCGCTGCCGGAAACCGAAGATCCGGCGCAGAAAACCACGCTGCCGGCGGATCAACCGTTAATTATCCTGCGCGACGGGAGGGTCAGCTACAACGATCGACCTATTCTCAATAACCTTGACTGGCAGGTTAATCCCGGCGAACACTGGCAGATCGTCGGCCCGAACGGCGCCGGTAAATCGACGCTGCTCAGCCTGATCACCGGCGATCACCCTCAGGGATACAGTAACGATCTTACCCTGTTCGGCCGGCGGCGCGGCAGCGGGGAAACCATCTGGGATATCAAACGCCATATCGGCTACGTCAGCAGCAGTCTACATCTGGATTACCGCGTCAGCGCCAGCGTGCGCAACGTGATCCTGTCCGGTTTTTTCGATTCGATCGGCATTTACCAGGCGGTATCCGATCGCCAACGGCAATTGGCTGACCAGTGGCTGGCGTTGCTGGGGCTGGGCGGTGCAAACGGCGAGGCCCCCTTCCACAGCCTTTCCTGGGGCCAGCAACGGTTAGCGCTGATCGCCCGCGCACTGGTCAAACACCCGGCGTTGTTGATCCTCGATGAACCGCTGCAGGGGCTGGATCCGCTCAATCGCCAGTTGGTCCGTCGCTTTGTCGACGTGTTGATCGGCCAGGGATCGACCCAACTGCTGTTTGTCTCCCACCATGCGGAAGACGCGCCGCAAAGTATTACCCACCGCCTGAGCTTTGTCCCTGATGGAGACGGCTACCGTTATCAGTTGGATACGCTGATCTGA
- a CDS encoding ABC transporter substrate-binding protein, whose translation MQPIICLLVALGLSFHALAQAGAVTLNNCDQAYRYPTAPERVLVYANPALENLLALGLAQRIVGIIGYDYARDTAPSPTTWGKALSQLSAAAPPAAEPLLLLNPDLVYSASYYWFNSPETPSRDRLTEWGIATYLSPDVCSGQQSTVSRSASFEGIFAELREIARIFHVTGVAERLIKKQQSQLRELERQAVSLPQQRLLWWYAGTQTPYVAGCCGAPALLTRQIGSQNLFGDLPELWPTVSWETIAARDPDVIVLGDLPRGGLGDSAKDKIHFLEHHPLTSTLRAVRQKRYVILPGYDLDPSVRTLAALQRLIQGLQQQALGSSILKKEP comes from the coding sequence ATGCAGCCGATAATCTGCCTGCTGGTGGCGCTGGGCCTGTCGTTTCATGCGCTGGCACAGGCCGGTGCTGTCACCCTCAATAACTGTGACCAGGCTTACCGCTACCCCACGGCGCCTGAGCGGGTGCTGGTTTACGCCAACCCCGCGTTGGAAAACCTGCTGGCGCTGGGACTGGCGCAGCGCATCGTCGGCATTATCGGTTATGACTATGCACGGGATACGGCTCCGTCTCCGACGACGTGGGGCAAAGCCCTGAGCCAGCTGTCGGCCGCCGCACCGCCGGCGGCGGAACCTTTGCTGTTGCTCAATCCGGATTTGGTCTATTCGGCCAGTTACTACTGGTTTAACAGCCCGGAAACGCCCAGCCGCGATCGGCTGACGGAGTGGGGAATCGCCACCTATCTCTCGCCTGACGTCTGCAGTGGCCAACAAAGTACCGTAAGCCGCTCGGCGAGCTTCGAGGGTATTTTTGCCGAATTGCGTGAAATTGCCCGAATTTTTCACGTCACCGGCGTGGCTGAGCGCTTAATTAAAAAGCAGCAGTCACAACTGCGGGAACTGGAGCGACAGGCGGTGTCCTTGCCCCAACAGCGGCTACTTTGGTGGTATGCCGGTACGCAAACCCCTTATGTGGCGGGGTGCTGCGGCGCACCTGCACTGTTGACCCGTCAGATTGGCAGTCAAAATCTGTTTGGGGATCTGCCCGAGCTTTGGCCCACCGTATCCTGGGAAACCATTGCCGCCCGCGATCCCGACGTGATTGTGCTGGGCGATTTACCCCGTGGCGGCCTCGGCGACAGTGCCAAAGATAAGATCCATTTTCTGGAGCATCACCCCCTGACCTCAACCCTGCGCGCCGTGCGCCAAAAACGCTATGTCATTTTACCCGGCTACGACCTGGATCCCTCGGTGCGTACCCTGGCAGCTTTGCAACGTTTAATTCAGGGCCTGCAGCAACAGGCCCTAGGATCGTCCATTCTTAAAAAGGAACCCTGA